One Ostreibacterium oceani genomic window, TAACCCCATAACACTCGTCGATGGAATATTCTCTGTTGTTGAGGCTACCGCGAAGTTCGTCGCCGTAGAGAAGACATCTCTTCTTCCATTCGTATCATCCGCGACTAAGTTTGTTGCAAATGAGTCAAAAGCAACGTAGCGCCCATCAGCAGAAATCGAAGGATTATATGAACCATTATTGCTCTCTAAATCGTTGCTATCGACACTGAAACGCGTGGTGACGCCCGTTTGTGTATCGTGTACGAAGATATCTTGAGCACCATTCGTATCTCCCGTGACCAAGTTTGTTGCATCTGAGTAAAAAGCAACGTAGCGCCCATCAGCAGAAATCGAAGGGATTTGTGAATAATCATCGCCCTCTACACCGCTACTGTCAACGCTGACACGCGTGGTGACGCCCGTTTGTGTATCGTGTACGAAGATATCAAGATTCCCATTCGTATCCCCCGCGACCAAGTTTGTTGCACCTGAGTGAAAAGCAACGTAGCGCCCATCAGCCGATATCGAAGGGGCATATGAACCATTATTACCCGCTATACCATTACTATCAACGGCATTTGCATTATTACGAATTACAATGGGCATTAATTTTTTAGGTCATGGATTAGTTCGTTTTACAAAATTAGACGGCTTTAGAGATTGGATGATCACTACATTTCAAGACAGTTTAATACCAACTTTTGCCGTTACAGTTTGGGGAAGTGTATTACCTTTTTTGGAATTTGGAATTGGATTATTATTAATCTTGGGATTATTCACTTATCGAGCAAGTAGTGCAGGAGCGATAGTAATCATTATTCTTTTATTTGGTTCAACATTAATAGAAAATTGGGAATGGGCAGGAATGCAGATGATTTACGCCCTATTCTTTTACTTTTTAATATCCAATGTAGAAAAAAATAGTTGGTCAATTGATAATTTAATTAATAAGTAATCTAAAAATTAAATCCATAAACAAAAAAGGCTATTGGAAATTTACTTAGGTAAATAGTTTCAAAGACACTTTGCAAAAAAATAGTAAGAATGCTATTGTAGCATTTTTATAATTAGTCTTGTAAATCTAAATCAAGTATTTTAACAGTTTAAATACTAAAAATATTCTTAAATTAGAAAACATTGAAATACAACGTTAACTTTTATATCAAATAGAATTTAAAATAATGAAAAAAACACTTTTTACACCATACAATATGAATGGAATTTCATTAGAAAATCGTTTTCTAATGGCGCCAATGACACGTTCAAGAGCTTCTCAACCTAACGACATTCCTAATAAACTAATGGCTGAGTATTATGGACAAAGAGCATCTGCAGGTCTCATAATTACAGAAGCAAGCCAAATATCATTACAAGGAAAAGGATATGCTAAAACGCCTGGTATCTACACCCAAGATCAAATTGATGGATGGAAATTAGTCACAAATGAGGTGCACAAAAAAAGAAGTAAAATATTTTTACAATTATGGCATGTCGGTAGAGTTTCTAGTTCACAAGTAAATGGATTACAACCCATGGGACCATCCGCAAAAACAGCTAAAGAAACTACAGTATATATATTTGATGGAGCACCTAAAGGAGATGCTACTTTTGTGCCTGTAGAAGAACCAAAGGCAATGACAAAGGAAGACATAAAACATGTCATTCAAGAATTTAAAATGGCTGCT contains:
- a CDS encoding TolB family protein, which codes for MPIVIRNNANAVDSNGIAGNNGSYAPSISADGRYVAFHSGATNLVAGDTNGNLDIFVHDTQTGVTTRVSVDSSGVEGDDYSQIPSISADGRYVAFYSDATNLVTGDTNGAQDIFVHDTQTGVTTRFSVDSNDLESNNGSYNPSISADGRYVAFDSFATNLVADDTNGRRDVFSTATNFAVASTTENIPSTSVMGLLSLMTGVVAFGLIRRRKSIK
- a CDS encoding DoxX family membrane protein, giving the protein MGINFLGHGLVRFTKLDGFRDWMITTFQDSLIPTFAVTVWGSVLPFLEFGIGLLLILGLFTYRASSAGAIVIIILLFGSTLIENWEWAGMQMIYALFFYFLISNVEKNSWSIDNLINK